The DNA window AACTAACGAAAGTAGGTTAGACTCTGCTATTGAAAAATTGAAGAGTAATAAGTCTTTTTCTAAAGACTTAATTGAGGAATAATATGAAATATGTATTTGTAGATGAATCTTGGGAAGATTATTTGTATTGGCAAAAAATGGACAAGAAGAAACTAAAAAAAATAAATGATTTACTTAAAGATATTTCAAGAAATCCTTTTGAAGGAATAGGAAAGCCAGAACCATTGAAACACAAATATGCTGGATTTTGGTCAAGAAGAATTGATGATGAGCATAGATTAATTTACAGGTTTATCGATGATGAAATTCAAATTGTCAAATGTAGACATCATTACGACTAATAGTACCACAGCTAAAAGCTAGAGTTTCGTTACTGCTTAAAGCCCAACACCCAAGCGACAGCGAACGGAACCGATTACAAGTCCTGCAATACTATGGAGTTAATATAAAGTTTGGAGAAAGAACAGAAAGAATAATTTTTCTGAGATTTTAATAACCAACAATCCCTTTTGAGTTTTTCAAAAGGGATTTTTGTTGGAAATAGCATAAATTCAGAACAATTAAGTATCTTTAAACTCATAAATAATGAATATCAAATAATTAGTTTTGATTTTTCTGGCAGATTTTACTGTTTTACGAGGCTTTCGGACCAGAAAAACGGCACACTAATTCATAAATAAAATCATCGAAAATTAACTCTTTAAAACAAATTAAAATGACAAATTTCTTAGTTTTAGCACAGATTATTGTAGCAGCCTCAGTTGCTTTTGTTTGGATTTTCAGAATTCACAACGTCATCAAGGAATTTAACCAATTTGGGTTAAGCGATGTCACCCGCAGTTTCGTCGGTTTTTCCAAAACGGCTTTGGCCACCTTACTAATCGTAGGTATTTGGTATGAGTCGCTGGTGATGATTCCGGCACTTCTTATGGGATTGTTTATGGTGGCTGCGCAATACTTTCATTTCAAAGCCGGCAATCCTTTTCAACAACGGTTACCTTCTTTACTTTTATTATTACTTTGTGTTTTTATCGTTGTAATCTCGGCTAACCTAATCTAATGATGAGCATTTACTCTTTTTGTGTTTTCTTTTCGGGCGTGTCGTTTTTGGGTTATGGCATTTCCTATTTTGTAGGAACCCAAATGAAAAATGAATTCAAGCGCTTTCAATTGGAAAAATTGGGACTGCTTGTGATTGTGTTAGAAATTCTGGGCGCGATTGGATTATTAGTTGGGTTTTGGTTTTACAAGCCTTTGCTCTTACTATCCTCTGGCGGATTGGCGCTTCTTATGTTTCTGGGTCTAGTGGTTAGAATGAGGCTCAAAGACAGTTTGTGGATATCATTGCCCGCTTTTTTTTATATGGTTTTAAATGGGTATATATTTTACTTAGGCAGTAATCAATAATACGCTGACTATTTCTGGCAAAAAGCATAAACTTACCCAGTTTCTTAATCTCAAACAAAACAAAAATCCCTGTTGAAGGATAATTTCAACAGGGATGTTTGTTTAAAATGGGGATGTTTTAAAAACCGTAATTCACTCCTAAACCGAAGACTTGTCGGGTTTGAAATCCTCGATACGCATTGTCGTCGTATATGGTTTGAAAAGTAAAATTGGCCGACAAAGCCTTATTGATGGTCATCACCACATTGATTTGGTAATTTATTAGCTTATACCGATTATGTTTTGCTTCGCCTATTCGCTATCGCTCGGGTCAATATAGTCCAATAAATTGTCCTTTTTTCAAACTATATCGGCATTATACCACATACACATCTGACTAAGTTATATTTTCGTTTGGTATTACATCACATAGCTGCAAAACTTTAGGTAATGCTTTGAAAAAAAATAACACAAAATAATAGTTTCTATTTAACGAAACTTTTATAAATGTGTAAAGGTTAAATTGAAATAAATGGAAAAACATTTTTAGCCCCGACTGCAGTGGAAACCCTTGTGAACAGAAAGGCTAATTTTTTCTTGCCCAAAAAGAGCGACCGAAGGAAGCTCCTTTTTGGGCTTAGAAAAATAGGCTTTATGGAACAAGGTTGTAACGGAAAGCGGGAATAGCTCCTGAAAATCTAAAACCTATTCTTTTTCTTGAATAAAAAGAGGGATAAGACAATCCAAAAACCGAAGGGTTTTTCCTGAAAATTAGTGGGCACATTCATTCCGTATAATCTAGCAATTACCTTTGGAATCATCAGGATGATTGCAGAGAAGTTGGCGTTTTATTGTTAGGTTTAAATTATTGGAAATTAATATTGTAAAATAACTAAAATTGTTAAGCTTATTTGTTTTCAATAAGGCGTTAAATTTAAGGAAATCTGAGACTAGTCGGGTAATGTTCCGTTTGCCTACTTTTTATTTTAAAATCATTTAAAGCTGCCAAAACTTAATACTAACGCCAATCCTGTATAATTGTATTTGCCCAAGTTTCCGAACAATTTTAAACCGTAGGCAAGAACAGCTCCTTCATTCTTATTAAAAAGTTTCACATTAAACTCATAAGGAAAACCCAAATTGGTGGTAGAATACACCTCAGTGGGATTAGAATCAAAAATACTGAAGGTGTTTACATTTACATATTCCGTATAAAACAGCAAAGAGCAACCTGCACTTGCACTCAACGAAGCACCGCGAAACGGATGATAAAAACCTACCATTAATGGAAAATTATCTATACGATAGTGCATATAATAATTTATGGGTACTATGTCTTCTTCGACATACTCTAGTCCGCCCTGTTCATTATTCATAACATATCCTAAACTAAATAAAACATTGGAATACAATGCATTGATACTTACACCTGCAGCAAAACCATCGACATAACCCAAAGCGCCTCCAGCAAAGAGGTCAACAAAGCCAATTGAAGGCTGGGTTGCCTGTTTTGGAATGCTATCCTTAAGGAATGCATCTTGTGAAAAAATAGAACTCATTGAGAATATCGAAAAACAAAAACAAAAGTAGCACTGTTTCATAACGACTCAATTTAGACAATAAGACACTGACATAAAGGTAAATAAAAAAAACGCAATGATGTCGTTTTTTATTGATAAATCCAACCTCAGACTCAAAAGCTTCCCTATTAATAACTTGAAAATGTATTGATTTTGAAATTGGATTGTAGCAAATAGTAGTAAACAGCTCCTAATCCTTCGACTGCGCTCAGGAATACAATAAATAATTCCTTATTTTTGCAGCAAATTAAACTGAATTATGTTACAAAATCCAACCCGAGGCACCGCCGAACTAAGCGGAGCTAAAAGATATACCATTACGGCGGCATTGCCATATACCAACGGACCCATTCATATTGGGCATTTGGCGGGTGTTTATGTGCCTTCGGATATTTATTCCAGATATTTAAGATTGCAAGGAAGAGACGTTTTGTTTGTTTGCGGAAGCGACGAACACGGTGTGGCGATTTCGATGAAAGCCAAAAAAGAAGGGATTACGCCTCAGGAAGTCATCGATAAATACGATGGAATTATCCGAAAATCGTTCTCTGATTTTGGAATTTCGTTTGATAATTATTCCAGAACTTCAGCGAAAGTTCATCACGATACGGCTTCGGAATTTTTCAAAACGCTGTATGAAAAAGGCGACTTTATCGAGGAAGTGACCGAGCAATTGTATGATGCAAAAGCAGATCAATTCTTGGCAGACCGTTTTGTGGTGGGAACTTGCCCAAAATGTGGCAACGAAGAAGCGTATGGCGACCAGTGCGAAAAATGTGGTTCTACCCTGAACGCAACCGATTTGATCAATCCAAAATCGACGATTACCGGAGAAACACCTATTTTGAAATCGACAAAACACTGGTTTTTACCGTTGGATCGTTATGAAGATTTCTTAAAAGAATGGATTCTCGTTGGACATAAAAACGACTGGAAACCCAATGTGTACGGACAAGTAAAATCCTGGATTGATGGCGGATTAGAACCTCGTGCGGTAACTCGTGACCTCGATTGGGGAATTGATGTTCCGCTTGAAGGTGCCGAAGGAAAAAAATTATACGTTTGGTTTGATGCTCCGATTGGCTACATTTCTTCATCGAAAGAATGGGCTGCGAGAGAAGGAAAAGACTGGGAACCGTACTGGAAAGATCAGGATACTAAACTGGTTCACTTTATAGGGAAAGACAATATTGTTTTTCACTGCATCATTTTTCCGGCGATGTTGAAAGCTGAAGGAAGTTATATTTTGCCCGATAATGTTCCTGCAAATGAGTTCTTGAATTTAGAAGGAAACAAATTATCAACTTCTAAAAACTGGGCGGTTTGGTTGCACGAATATTTAGAAGAATTTCCGAATCAGCAGGATGTTTTGCGTTACGCTTTGACTTCGAATGCACCAGAAACTAAGGATAATGATTTTACTTGGAAAGATTTTCAGGCGAGAAACAACAATGAATTAGCAGCTATTTTCGGAAATTTTATCAATCGTGTGGTGGTTTTGACCCATAAATATTACGATGGAATTGTACCAAGTCCCAACGAATTTTCTGAAGTAGACGAGGCAACATTGACCGAATTGAAAGCTTATCCAGCCGTAATTTCGAGTTCAATTGAAAGATATAGATTCCGTGAAGCATTGGGCGAAATGATGAATGTGGCCCGATTGGGAAATAAATATCTAGCCGACGAAGAGCCTTGGAAAATGGTAAAAACCGATCCGGCTCGAGTACAAACACAAATGTACGTGGCGCTGCAAATTGCTGCGGCTTTGCGGGTTTTGTGTGAACCGTTCTTGCCTTTTACGGCGGGTAAATTGGTAGAGACGTTGCGTACAGAGACGTTGCAATGCAACGTCTCTACGACGAAAACAACCTGGAATGACGTAGCTACCAATTCGGATTTGTTGCCGTCGGGACACCAAATTGGCAAAGGAGAAATATTATTTGCACAAATAGACGACGAACAAATTCAAAAACAAATAGACAAATTGGAAGCTACAAAAAAATCAAATGAGGCGGATTCGTTCGTTGCATTCCCACAAAAAGAATTGATACAGTTTGATGATTTTGCCAAAATGGATTTACGTGTGGGAACCATTCTAGAAGCAGAAAAAATGCCGAAAGCCAACAAATTACTGATTCTAAAAGTAGATACTGGAATTGATGTTCGCACGATTGTTTCAGGAATTGCCGAGAGTTTTTCGCCAGAAGATATCGTGGGAAAACGCGTGACTGCTTTAGTGAATTTAGCTCCAAGAAACCTTCGTGGTGTGGAAAGTCAAGGAATGATTTTGATGACCAACAATGCCGAAGGAAAATTGGTTTTTGTAAATCCTGATGCGGATTGCGTTGGAAATGGAGAGACGATTAATTAAATAATTCAAATATTACGATTACGTAGAGACGTTGCAGTGCAACGTCTCTATCTGTTTTGACCAAAACCCATTACATTTAATCTATTCCCTCTATATTACGTTTGTAGAGGTGTGAAAATTGATTATATTCGTCACATCAATAAATTTTTAGGGCGTTGCAATGGTAGACGTTGCAATGGTAGACGTTGCAATGCAACGTCTCTACGGAAAACGACATAATAGATGACCAACAAATTCAAAAACAAATACCGCATTACATCTAGCCGTTTGAAAAATTGGGATTATGGCGAAAACGGTGCTTATTTCATAACCATTTGCACCAGAAATCGGGAACATTTTTTTGGTGAAATCGCAACTGTTGATGGTGAAAATGAAATGCAATTTAATGAAATTGGTTTATTGGCAAATGAATTTTGGGTGGAAATTCCAAAACATTTTCCGTTTGTTGAATTAGGAAATTATCAGGTGATGCCAAATCACGTTCACGGTATATTGATCATTGATAAAAATAATGATGTTGATGACCTTGTTGTAGAGACGTTGCAATGCAACGTCTCTGCGGAAAACGAAATAAAAAACGAACAAATGGCAAACATTTCTCCAAAACCGGGGACAATTTCTACCATAATCCGTTCCTACAAATCGGTAGTAACCAAAAACAGCCATTATATCCACGCTGATTTTGAATGGCAAGAACGTTTTCACGATCATATTATTCGTGATGCTGAATCTTTTGAAAAAATTCAAAATTATATAGAAAACAATGTGGCGAATTGGAAAGACGATAAATTTTACAATTAATATCATCAAATTGAGACGTTGCTGTGCAACGTCTCTACGGAATAAATAAAAATAAATAATATGACCCTAAAAGTAATTGCTTTCGACGCCGACGACACCTTATTTGTAAACGAAACCTATTTCCTGGAAACCGAGGAAAAATTCTGCGGCTTGATGAGTGATTATCTATCGCAACACGAGATTTCACAAGAACTTTTTAAGGTGGAGATTGCTAATTTAAAAATCTACGGTTACGGAATTAAAGCTTATATTCTTTCGATGATTGAAGCGGCGATGAAAATTTCGAACAATACCATTCCTATTGAAGTCATTGAAAAAATTATCGAATACGGGAAAGAATTACTCGAAAAACCCATTGAATTATTGGATGGTGTGGAAGAAACCTTGCAGGCTTTGCACGGTAAATACAAATTGGTGGTCGCTACCAAAGGCGATTTATTAGACCAAAGACGAAAATTACACAATTCGGGTTTGGGCAAATATTTTCATCATATCGAAGTGATGTCGGACAAACAGGAAAAAGATTATTCGGATTTGTTGAAGCGTTTAGAGATTCAGCCAGAAGAATTTTTTATGATTGGCAACTCTCTAAAATCGGATGTTTTGCCGGTTTTAGCCATTGGCGGACACGCCGTCCATATTCCGTTTCACACCACTTGGGCGCACGAAGTAATTGACTATAAAGTGGAACACGAGAACTTCAACACTCTCGAGAAAATGATTGATGTTCTAAAAAGATTACAATAATGAAAACCCTTTTAGACCTTGAAAACTGGAATCGGAGAGAACATTTTCTGTTTTTCAAACAAATGGAAGAGCCCTTTTTTGGGTTGACTGTCCAAATAGATTGCACAGCGGCTTATGCAAAGGCGAAAGATTTGAAAACTTCCTTTTTTGTGTATTATTTGCACAAAACGATGGTCGCCGTCAATACCATTGAGCCTTTCCGTTATCGAATAATTGATGATTCGATTTACATTTATGATGCCATCGATGTTTCCGCGACGATTATGCGTAATGATAATTCATTTGGTTTTTCGCTGATACAATATTCTCCAGATTATGCTGTTTTTGCTGCGAATGCATTTACAGAAATCGAAAGAATACAAAACAGTTCGGGACTTTTCACCAGAGAATTTCCTTTAGATAATTTAATACATTTCTCGGCCGTTCCTTGGGTCAATTTTACTTCACTTTCTCACGCCAGAAGTTATACTTTTCCG is part of the Flavobacterium nackdongense genome and encodes:
- a CDS encoding Txe/YoeB family addiction module toxin produces the protein MKYVFVDESWEDYLYWQKMDKKKLKKINDLLKDISRNPFEGIGKPEPLKHKYAGFWSRRIDDEHRLIYRFIDDEIQIVKCRHHYD
- a CDS encoding transposase, yielding MTNKFKNKYRITSSRLKNWDYGENGAYFITICTRNREHFFGEIATVDGENEMQFNEIGLLANEFWVEIPKHFPFVELGNYQVMPNHVHGILIIDKNNDVDDLVVETLQCNVSAENEIKNEQMANISPKPGTISTIIRSYKSVVTKNSHYIHADFEWQERFHDHIIRDAESFEKIQNYIENNVANWKDDKFYN
- the metG gene encoding methionine--tRNA ligase — its product is MLQNPTRGTAELSGAKRYTITAALPYTNGPIHIGHLAGVYVPSDIYSRYLRLQGRDVLFVCGSDEHGVAISMKAKKEGITPQEVIDKYDGIIRKSFSDFGISFDNYSRTSAKVHHDTASEFFKTLYEKGDFIEEVTEQLYDAKADQFLADRFVVGTCPKCGNEEAYGDQCEKCGSTLNATDLINPKSTITGETPILKSTKHWFLPLDRYEDFLKEWILVGHKNDWKPNVYGQVKSWIDGGLEPRAVTRDLDWGIDVPLEGAEGKKLYVWFDAPIGYISSSKEWAAREGKDWEPYWKDQDTKLVHFIGKDNIVFHCIIFPAMLKAEGSYILPDNVPANEFLNLEGNKLSTSKNWAVWLHEYLEEFPNQQDVLRYALTSNAPETKDNDFTWKDFQARNNNELAAIFGNFINRVVVLTHKYYDGIVPSPNEFSEVDEATLTELKAYPAVISSSIERYRFREALGEMMNVARLGNKYLADEEPWKMVKTDPARVQTQMYVALQIAAALRVLCEPFLPFTAGKLVETLRTETLQCNVSTTKTTWNDVATNSDLLPSGHQIGKGEILFAQIDDEQIQKQIDKLEATKKSNEADSFVAFPQKELIQFDDFAKMDLRVGTILEAEKMPKANKLLILKVDTGIDVRTIVSGIAESFSPEDIVGKRVTALVNLAPRNLRGVESQGMILMTNNAEGKLVFVNPDADCVGNGETIN
- a CDS encoding DoxX family protein, with translation MMSIYSFCVFFSGVSFLGYGISYFVGTQMKNEFKRFQLEKLGLLVIVLEILGAIGLLVGFWFYKPLLLLSSGGLALLMFLGLVVRMRLKDSLWISLPAFFYMVLNGYIFYLGSNQ
- a CDS encoding HAD family hydrolase yields the protein MTLKVIAFDADDTLFVNETYFLETEEKFCGLMSDYLSQHEISQELFKVEIANLKIYGYGIKAYILSMIEAAMKISNNTIPIEVIEKIIEYGKELLEKPIELLDGVEETLQALHGKYKLVVATKGDLLDQRRKLHNSGLGKYFHHIEVMSDKQEKDYSDLLKRLEIQPEEFFMIGNSLKSDVLPVLAIGGHAVHIPFHTTWAHEVIDYKVEHENFNTLEKMIDVLKRLQ
- a CDS encoding DoxX family protein, coding for MTNFLVLAQIIVAASVAFVWIFRIHNVIKEFNQFGLSDVTRSFVGFSKTALATLLIVGIWYESLVMIPALLMGLFMVAAQYFHFKAGNPFQQRLPSLLLLLLCVFIVVISANLI
- a CDS encoding chloramphenicol acetyltransferase, which produces MKTLLDLENWNRREHFLFFKQMEEPFFGLTVQIDCTAAYAKAKDLKTSFFVYYLHKTMVAVNTIEPFRYRIIDDSIYIYDAIDVSATIMRNDNSFGFSLIQYSPDYAVFAANAFTEIERIQNSSGLFTREFPLDNLIHFSAVPWVNFTSLSHARSYTFPDSCPKISFGKMTIAADGKRTMSMSIHAHHGLMDGYHVGQFVDCFQELMNG